From the genome of Nodosilinea sp. FACHB-141, one region includes:
- a CDS encoding non-ribosomal peptide synthetase produces the protein MIVDEPTQAHIEEDVFVFPASFAQQRLWFIDQLLPGDALYTSPLVFRLSGHLKRSHLQHSMQAIAQRHEILRTSFDVVDGQLMQVVAAQVDVPLPLIDLRSHPANQREAIALQDIWETLQHPFHLNQRPLFRVQLWQLQDDEHLMLIALHHIIFDEWSSGVLIRELGEGYAASVENKFVALPELPIQYADFAHWQREWLQGDVLNTQLSYWKQQLKDIPVLQLPGALSPALGQPLSQEHQGASQLLELPQRLLEALENLSQQAEVTLFMTLLAAFQTLLHRYTGQTDLAIGTPIANRHQSELEGLIGFFVNSLVLRTSVEGDPTFLELLERVREVTLAAYDHQDLPFEKLVEELQPVRNLGQNPLFQVVFALQNTPMTQLELPGLILSPVDLGIKTSRFDLEFYLWTCGDNFRNLWGKGWQNSDGLRGMVIYNTELFEASAIASLLEHFQTLLEGIVANPNTPLSALPLLTTEDQQALLRRWSSNQSKYPSNECIHHLFEAQVRERPNAIALQFGNQQFTYQQLNQGSNQLARYLQRLGIGSEMPVGICLERGIGAIAAMLAILKAGGVYVPLDPSYPAERLRFMVEDAGITVILSEANWVDELQTATTKVVCLEQSWDAIAQESDQNLSTSCTADQPAYVIYTSGSTGTPKGVVVPHRAVNRLVCNTDYVQITGDDRVAQVANLAFDAATFEVWGALLNGAHLIGIEREITLSPADFAANLQQQNISILFLTTALLNQTVSQIPDAFRSLKYLLFGGETVNVDRVRSLVQQGKPQHLLHVYGPTENTTFSTWYEIQEISETATTIPIGKAIANTQVYVLDAHQNPVPAGVVGEIYLGADGLANEYLNHPELTDEKFVCSKLSNLNPACNEHQNLILYRTGDRALYHADGNLEFLGRVDNQVKIRGFRVELSEIEQAIAQHPSVQSVVVVVREIDQDRQLIAYIVPSTGEAPTERELRSLLKKRLPAYMIPAAFVVLDSLPLTANGKVDQKALPPPTLHRAAFSATTAPTTSLETTLVEFWMQLLGQQHVGIHDNFFELGGHSLLATQFVSRVRDRLHVELPLRSIFETPTIAELAQQITAIQATLQPETASTSDQSGANSQRREEIDL, from the coding sequence ATGATTGTAGATGAACCGACTCAGGCGCACATCGAGGAAGATGTTTTTGTCTTTCCCGCCTCGTTTGCCCAGCAGCGTTTGTGGTTTATTGACCAGCTACTTCCGGGAGATGCTCTCTATACGAGTCCTCTGGTGTTTCGGCTTAGCGGTCATTTAAAGCGATCGCACCTCCAGCACAGTATGCAGGCGATCGCGCAGCGGCACGAAATTTTGCGCACCTCATTTGATGTCGTTGATGGTCAGTTAATGCAGGTCGTCGCCGCTCAGGTGGATGTGCCACTGCCGTTAATAGATCTGCGATCGCACCCCGCCAACCAGCGCGAAGCCATAGCGTTACAAGACATTTGGGAAACTCTTCAACACCCATTTCACCTCAATCAACGGCCACTTTTTCGGGTGCAACTGTGGCAATTGCAAGATGACGAACATCTAATGCTAATTGCGCTACATCACATCATTTTTGATGAATGGTCGAGCGGTGTTTTGATTCGAGAACTGGGTGAGGGATATGCTGCTTCGGTCGAAAACAAATTCGTCGCACTACCCGAATTGCCAATTCAATATGCGGATTTTGCTCACTGGCAGCGGGAATGGTTGCAGGGTGATGTGTTGAATACTCAGTTGAGCTATTGGAAACAGCAGTTAAAGGATATCCCAGTTCTGCAGTTGCCGGGTGCGTTGTCGCCCGCATTAGGGCAACCCTTATCCCAAGAACATCAGGGCGCAAGTCAATTGCTAGAACTGCCTCAGCGATTATTGGAGGCGTTAGAAAACCTGAGCCAACAGGCGGAGGTGACGCTGTTTATGACCCTATTAGCAGCATTTCAAACCCTGCTGCACCGCTACACCGGACAAACCGATTTAGCGATCGGCACTCCCATTGCCAATCGGCACCAGAGTGAATTGGAAGGGCTGATTGGCTTTTTTGTAAATAGTTTGGTTCTACGAACTAGCGTAGAGGGCGATCCGACGTTTTTGGAATTGTTAGAGCGAGTACGAGAAGTTACCCTAGCCGCCTACGATCACCAAGATTTGCCGTTTGAAAAACTGGTCGAGGAACTGCAACCTGTTCGCAACCTCGGTCAAAATCCCCTGTTTCAAGTGGTGTTTGCTCTGCAAAACACACCCATGACGCAGCTAGAACTGCCGGGGCTAATTCTCAGTCCAGTAGATTTGGGAATCAAGACATCCCGCTTCGATCTGGAATTTTACCTTTGGACCTGTGGCGACAACTTTAGAAACTTGTGGGGTAAGGGTTGGCAAAACTCAGACGGGTTGCGGGGGATGGTGATTTACAACACTGAGCTGTTTGAGGCAAGCGCGATCGCATCCCTTCTCGAGCACTTTCAAACGTTGCTAGAAGGAATTGTTGCCAACCCAAATACGCCTCTTTCTGCCCTGCCATTACTAACTACTGAAGACCAACAAGCATTGCTCCGCCGTTGGAGCAGCAATCAATCCAAATATCCTAGCAATGAGTGCATTCATCATCTGTTTGAAGCGCAGGTGAGGGAACGACCCAATGCGATCGCCCTGCAGTTTGGCAACCAACAATTCACCTATCAGCAGTTGAATCAGGGCAGCAACCAACTGGCGCGGTACTTGCAACGATTGGGCATTGGTTCGGAAATGCCCGTCGGTATCTGCTTGGAACGGGGCATAGGGGCGATCGCTGCCATGTTGGCAATTCTCAAAGCGGGGGGAGTTTACGTACCTCTCGACCCCAGCTATCCGGCAGAACGGCTGCGCTTTATGGTGGAGGATGCGGGCATTACTGTCATTCTCTCGGAAGCAAACTGGGTAGACGAATTGCAAACGGCGACCACCAAGGTGGTTTGCTTGGAGCAATCGTGGGACGCGATCGCCCAGGAATCAGACCAGAATCTATCCACTTCCTGTACCGCCGATCAGCCCGCCTACGTCATCTACACCTCTGGCTCTACAGGAACCCCAAAAGGCGTTGTGGTGCCCCATCGAGCGGTAAATCGGTTGGTGTGCAATACCGATTATGTGCAGATTACAGGTGACGATCGCGTGGCGCAGGTGGCCAATCTTGCCTTTGACGCCGCCACCTTCGAAGTGTGGGGTGCCTTGTTAAACGGCGCTCACCTGATTGGCATTGAGCGAGAAATCACGCTGTCTCCCGCTGATTTTGCTGCTAACTTACAGCAGCAAAATATTAGCATTCTGTTTCTCACCACTGCTCTGTTGAACCAAACCGTTAGTCAGATTCCCGATGCCTTTCGATCGCTCAAGTATTTGCTTTTTGGCGGTGAGACAGTGAATGTCGATCGGGTGCGATCGCTAGTGCAGCAAGGCAAGCCCCAACACTTGCTGCACGTTTATGGTCCCACAGAAAACACCACCTTTTCCACCTGGTATGAGATCCAGGAGATTTCAGAAACTGCTACCACCATCCCCATTGGCAAAGCGATTGCCAATACTCAGGTTTATGTGCTGGATGCCCATCAAAACCCTGTTCCTGCTGGGGTAGTTGGTGAGATATACTTAGGCGCCGATGGATTGGCAAACGAATATTTGAACCATCCAGAGTTGACCGATGAAAAGTTTGTTTGCTCAAAGCTATCAAACTTAAATCCAGCTTGTAACGAGCACCAGAATTTAATCCTATATAGAACAGGCGATCGCGCTCTTTATCACGCCGACGGCAATCTAGAATTTTTAGGTCGTGTAGACAATCAGGTCAAAATTCGCGGGTTTCGAGTCGAGCTAAGCGAGATTGAGCAAGCGATCGCACAACATCCATCGGTACAATCTGTCGTTGTCGTTGTACGGGAGATCGACCAAGATCGACAGTTGATTGCATACATTGTGCCCAGTACAGGGGAAGCCCCAACCGAACGAGAACTACGATCGCTGCTAAAAAAACGGCTCCCTGCCTACATGATTCCGGCGGCATTTGTTGTGCTGGACTCGCTTCCCTTAACCGCCAACGGTAAAGTAGACCAAAAAGCATTACCCCCACCAACGCTGCATCGGGCAGCATTCAGCGCAACGACGGCTCCGACAACGTCTTTAGAGACGACTCTAGTAGAGTTTTGGATGCAGCTATTGGGACAACAACACGTGGGCATTCACGACAACTTTTTTGAGCTGGGAGGACATTCTTTGTTGGCCACTCAGTTCGTTTCACGGGTACGCGATCGCTTACACGTCGAGTTGCCTCTGCGCAGCATCTTTGAAACCCCCACCATTGCTGAACTAGCACAACAAATCACCGCCATTCAGGCAACGCTTCAACCCGAAACCGCTTCAACCAGCGATCAAAGCGGAGCCAATTCTCAACGACGTGAGGAAATAGATCTATGA